In Chloroflexota bacterium, one DNA window encodes the following:
- a CDS encoding PAS domain-containing protein codes for MSFLQQSDADALPTIALGQQATPWQLALNQFVTLVANESLAGESLSHYFKPWLTHLTTWLLFIPTDPKTLLQGFVLGQADHYQLLAQATRLAWLEQYYFSAPQALLAPQRLAKPTEFGLPLPSTNEPVWLIPLQAYGRLWGIVVLEVAEASPPSEHPLYVVLAQAIANLSLHLDARYAREYEVQAYQRMQMMSESSHILARTGLNLDRMLMALSKHLCQHFSDGCMIQILSMSQTNQIQQEIFHHHQADYRTQLYRMSAEWADQLSPDSLRYQVLISNQPLALNIYEHQLLLESSEFQPLLGEYKLHSILMVGLYWNEHPVGILSLLRTHINLPFMQEDLEIARDIGTRFVEALEQTRLYAELREQEQALMLMVRRLEEQVEERTNELSNKNVQLNRELDRRRKTEEALVESQALLRSFYASTPVMMGVVEITPEADLVLLTANTMTVKQWQLAANYAEMTMSQLGIPQADIDRWIQYFQRSRTKGQPERFDYNDPFDSNIIYTATIGPVVITSPIGQRFCFVLEDITASRNLQQSLEESKHLVEQINASIPCIVYKYDVKLNQITYINRSLESMLGYGTNEMLEMQEMDLRSLIHPDDLIQIDAYLPSLYTSKPGTIIQNRFRIKHRDGQWRWIIGYDTVFQTDETGYASSILSALQDVSELYSHREQLQASLEEKMVLLQEIHHRVKNNLQIVSSLLNLQARQISDPNTRDRFLESQSRIHAMALVHEQLYRSSDLRYIDLAEYIKHLVQFFRRSHTNRPTISINIQLEPVNLNTDTTIQLGLIINELLTNSFKHAFVAQETGRIWLKGSYDQQFVELEIGDDGIGMPTDRQPSNSMGLELVHALIRQLGASIQQLSTAGTVFKLTIPRK; via the coding sequence ATGAGTTTTCTGCAACAATCTGATGCCGATGCTTTGCCAACTATCGCCCTAGGCCAGCAAGCTACGCCTTGGCAATTGGCGCTTAATCAGTTTGTGACCTTGGTTGCCAATGAAAGTTTAGCTGGCGAAAGCCTGTCCCACTATTTTAAACCTTGGCTGACCCATTTGACCACTTGGCTGCTATTTATCCCCACCGATCCGAAAACATTGCTGCAAGGTTTTGTGCTCGGCCAAGCAGATCACTATCAACTTTTAGCTCAAGCAACCCGTTTAGCTTGGCTGGAACAGTATTATTTCAGTGCTCCGCAGGCACTTTTGGCTCCTCAACGCTTGGCTAAACCAACTGAATTTGGTTTACCACTGCCTAGCACAAACGAACCTGTGTGGCTGATTCCTTTGCAAGCCTATGGTCGTTTGTGGGGCATCGTTGTGCTCGAAGTCGCCGAGGCTAGCCCACCCAGCGAACATCCACTTTATGTTGTGTTAGCACAAGCAATTGCTAATCTCAGCCTGCATTTGGATGCTCGCTATGCCCGCGAATACGAGGTGCAAGCCTACCAGCGCATGCAGATGATGAGCGAATCGTCGCATATTTTGGCTCGCACTGGTTTGAATTTGGATCGTATGCTCATGGCGTTGAGTAAGCATTTGTGCCAGCATTTTAGCGATGGCTGTATGATCCAAATTCTGAGTATGAGCCAAACCAACCAGATTCAGCAAGAGATTTTTCATCATCATCAAGCCGATTATCGCACCCAACTCTATCGGATGTCGGCAGAATGGGCTGATCAATTATCACCAGATTCGTTACGCTATCAAGTGCTTATTTCTAATCAACCTTTAGCATTAAATATCTATGAGCATCAATTACTACTTGAATCAAGCGAATTTCAACCGCTATTAGGTGAATATAAATTACACAGCATACTTATGGTTGGACTCTATTGGAATGAACATCCAGTTGGAATCTTAAGTTTATTGCGTACTCACATCAATTTGCCATTTATGCAAGAAGATCTTGAGATTGCGCGTGATATTGGCACGCGTTTTGTTGAAGCACTCGAACAAACCCGTTTATATGCTGAGTTGCGCGAACAAGAGCAGGCATTAATGCTGATGGTTCGTCGTTTAGAAGAACAGGTTGAAGAACGCACAAATGAGTTATCAAATAAAAATGTCCAGCTCAATCGTGAACTCGATCGGCGACGTAAAACCGAAGAGGCCTTAGTCGAGAGCCAAGCCTTATTACGTAGTTTTTATGCTAGTACTCCCGTAATGATGGGAGTAGTTGAAATTACGCCTGAAGCTGATTTAGTGTTGTTGACCGCCAATACAATGACGGTTAAGCAATGGCAACTTGCAGCTAACTATGCTGAAATGACGATGAGCCAGCTTGGAATACCCCAAGCAGATATTGATCGTTGGATTCAATATTTTCAGCGCAGCCGAACCAAAGGTCAGCCTGAACGCTTTGACTATAACGATCCATTCGATTCGAACATTATCTATACTGCAACAATTGGGCCAGTTGTCATCACTTCGCCAATTGGCCAACGTTTTTGTTTTGTGCTCGAAGATATCACCGCGAGTCGTAATCTTCAGCAATCGTTGGAAGAAAGTAAGCATCTTGTTGAGCAAATTAACGCTTCGATTCCCTGTATTGTCTATAAATATGATGTAAAGCTCAATCAAATAACGTATATCAATCGCTCATTAGAATCGATGCTTGGGTATGGGACAAACGAAATGCTCGAAATGCAAGAAATGGATTTACGTAGCTTAATTCATCCTGATGATTTGATCCAAATTGATGCTTATTTGCCAAGTTTATATACTTCCAAGCCAGGTACAATTATTCAAAATCGCTTTCGCATTAAGCACCGCGATGGTCAATGGCGCTGGATTATTGGCTACGATACAGTATTTCAAACTGATGAAACTGGGTATGCCAGCTCAATTTTATCAGCATTGCAAGATGTTAGCGAACTCTATTCGCATCGTGAACAATTGCAAGCATCGTTGGAAGAAAAAATGGTGCTCCTACAAGAAATTCATCATCGAGTTAAGAACAATTTACAAATTGTTTCAAGCTTGCTCAATTTACAAGCTCGCCAAATTAGCGATCCAAATACCCGCGATCGTTTTCTCGAAAGCCAAAGCCGCATTCATGCAATGGCACTTGTTCACGAACAATTGTATCGTTCATCAGATTTACGGTATATCGATTTAGCCGAATATATCAAGCATCTTGTGCAGTTTTTCCGCCGTTCACATACTAATCGCCCAACAATTTCAATTAATATCCAGCTTGAGCCAGTAAACCTGAATACTGATACAACGATTCAGCTAGGATTAATTATCAATGAACTTCTGACGAATAGTTTCAAACATGCCTTTGTCGCCCAAGAGACTGGCCGGATTTGGTTGAAGGGCAGCTATGATCAGCAGTTTGTGGAGCTAGAAATTGGCGATGACGGCATCGGGATGCCAACTGATCGTCAACCATCCAACTCGATGGGGCTTGAATTAGTGCATGCCCTGATTCGCCAACTTGGTGCCTCGATTCAGCAACTTTCAACGGCTGGCACTGTGTTTAAGCTAACAATTCCACGTAAATAA
- a CDS encoding alpha/beta hydrolase — protein MELEHATALINGLNLHYVRAGSGPLVVLLHGFPEFWYSWRHQIPALAETHTVVALDQRGYNLSDKPALWQHYTIDLLIDDVRALIEHLGFERATIVGHDWGAAVAWMFAMRYHGYVERLVIMNVPHPLLMAKGLLTNPRQMLRSWYMFAFQVPHLPEWSAKRNNFQVLTKALTGAVQRPGVFSAEDIQAYHQAWGQPGALRAMINWYRAYIRQGSRYLRQLSTYHIHVPTLLIWGTADTALGQELTYGTERYVTDLRIRYLSDVSHWVQQEAPNEVNAVLIPFVRGEW, from the coding sequence ATGGAACTTGAACATGCAACAGCCTTGATCAATGGGCTTAATTTGCATTATGTACGAGCTGGCAGCGGGCCGTTGGTGGTGCTGTTGCATGGCTTTCCCGAATTTTGGTATTCGTGGCGGCATCAAATTCCAGCCTTGGCCGAAACCCACACGGTCGTTGCACTCGATCAACGTGGCTATAACCTCTCGGATAAGCCAGCGTTGTGGCAGCACTACACAATTGATCTATTAATTGATGATGTACGGGCGCTCATCGAGCATTTGGGCTTTGAGCGAGCAACAATTGTCGGCCACGATTGGGGCGCAGCGGTAGCGTGGATGTTTGCCATGCGCTATCATGGTTATGTTGAGCGCTTGGTCATTATGAATGTGCCGCATCCGCTGCTCATGGCCAAAGGTCTTTTGACTAACCCACGTCAGATGCTGCGTTCGTGGTATATGTTTGCCTTTCAAGTACCTCATTTGCCTGAGTGGTCGGCCAAACGCAACAACTTTCAAGTGCTGACCAAAGCTTTAACTGGCGCGGTGCAACGGCCTGGCGTGTTTAGCGCTGAAGATATTCAGGCCTATCATCAGGCTTGGGGCCAACCTGGGGCATTACGGGCGATGATTAATTGGTATCGCGCCTATATCCGCCAAGGCTCGCGCTATCTCCGTCAATTATCGACGTATCATATTCATGTGCCAACGTTGTTAATTTGGGGCACTGCTGATACAGCGCTGGGCCAAGAATTAACCTATGGCACTGAGCGCTATGTAACCGATTTACGCATCCGCTACCTGAGCGATGTGAGCCATTGGGTACAACAAGAAGCGCCCAATGAGGTGAATGCTGTGTTGATCCCATTTGTACGGGGTGAGTGGTAG